A region of the Pseudomonas sp. J452 genome:
TCAGCGCGCTGGCAACACGATTGTCGAACGCTTTTTCGACCTTATCGAGCTGCACTTCAACTTTCTCTTTAACGCCAAAAACGCTGGTCTTGACGCTTTCCAGCTGAGTAGTGATCTGGCTGTTGGCAGCTTCGACCTGCTCGTTCACCAGCTTCTTGCCTTGCTTCTCGACGCCTTCACCGGCCTTGACCAGTTCTTTGAAGTAGTCAGCACCTTCCTGGCCTGCCTTGACATAGGCACCCAGACCGGCCAGCCAGACCTTGTGGGCGTAGGCCTTCACATCGGTCAGGACGGTAGCTTTGCTTTCGACTTCGGCTTGCTTCTTAACGACGGCTTTAGTGGCCATGGGGCACCTCACGCTCAAAGTGATGGAAAGTTGGTCCTTTCGCAGGACTTGAGCTCAAGGTAGGGAGAAAAATTAGAAATCACATACTAGGTGGCGAAATAGATTGTCCACCCTGGCTTTCAAGCCTGCAGATGTTTGTCCAGGGTGTCTTCAATTTCGCGCTTGATGGTGCCGCCCAGGGCCGACAGCAGCAGGCCGAGGTTGAGTTTGACGCGCACCTGATCGGCACTCACTTCGATAGTGCCGTCAGCGCCACTGCGTTTGAACTCCAGGGTGTCGCCGGCCCAGCGGTATTTCACGTCGTATTCGCGCGCCAGGCGCTCGGCGAGCATCTCGGCTTTTTCGCGAGCGGCTTCGCGGCCAAGGGAATGGGAACGTTCGACGGTGATACGGGCCATGCACAACTCCGACAGCGACCTGGTGTCGCACGACTATACCGCGCCGCCTGGCGCCAAGACAAAGGCCGGCCACGGGTTTAGAATGGCCGCCACTTTGATTCCGGTGACCGCGACATGAACGACCCGCGCAAGGCCCACGACAGCGAACCGACCACCCACTTCGGCTTTCAGGACGTCCCGGAAAGCCAGAAGGCCGAGAAGGTCGCCGAGGTGTTCCACTCGGTAGCGGCCAAATACGACCTGATGAACGACGTGCTGTCCGGCGGCATGCACCGCCTGTGGAAGCGTTTCACCATCGAACTGTCCGGCGTACGCGTGGGCAATCGCGTGCTGGATATCGCTGGCGGCACTGGCGACCTGGCGCGCAAGTTTTCCAGCCTGGTCGGCCCGAGCGGCGAAGTAGTGCTGGCTGACATCAACGAGTCGATGCTGAAAGTCGGCCGTGACCGCCTGCTCGACAAGGGCGTGGCCGGCAACGTGGTATTCGTCCAGGCCGACGCGGAAAAACTGCCGTTCCCCGACAACCACTTCGACGTGGTCACCATCGCCTTCGGCCTGCGCAACGTCACCCACAAGGAAGACGCCCTGCGCTCCATGCTGCGCGTGCTCAAGCCGGGCGGCCGCCTGCTGGTACTGGAGTTCTCCAAGCCCGCCAGCCCGCTGCTGGCCAAGGCCTATGACGCCTACTCGTTCGCCTTCATGCCGCTGGCCGGCAAGCTGATCACCAATGACTCGGAAAGCTACCGCTACCTGGCCGAATCGATCCGCATGCACCCGGACCAGGACACCCTCAAGGCGATGATGGTCGAGGCCGGCTTCGAGCGCGTGACCTACCACAACATGACCGGCGGCATCGTCGCCCTGCACCGCGGCATCAAGCCCTGATGCTGCTGAGCGGGCTACTGGCCGGCGTCGAACACGGCCTCAACCGCGTGCTGGCCATGGACAGCACCGCGCTGCCGCGCCTGGCCCGGCTGGACGGCAAGGTCATCGCCATCGACTGCCAGAGCCCGGCCCTGCAACTGTTCCTCCTGCCCAGCGGCGAGGGCCTGCAGCTGGCCAGCCAGTGGAGTGGCGCCGACTGCACCCTGCGCGCCCCGGCTGCCAGCCTGTTGCGCCTGGCCCTGGCCAAGGACAAGACCAGCGTTCTGCATCGCCCGGAAGTCGAACTGGATGGCGACAGCGCCGCCCTGCTGGAGCTGACCAAGATCCTCCAGGACCTCGAACTGGACTGGGAGTACGAGCTGTCGCGCTGGCTCGGCCCGGTCGGCAGCCAGCTGCTCGGCGGCCACTTGCGTAGCCGGGTGAACTGGGCCGGCAACAGCCTGGACAGCTTGCGCCACAACCTCGCCGACTACCTCAGCGAAGAATCGCGCCACCTGGTCGGCCAGCGCGAGGCCGATGCGCGCTTCGCCGAACTCGACCACCTCAAGCTCGCCCTCGACCGCCTCGACGCGCGCATCGAGCATCTCGCCCGCAAGGTAAAACCCTCCGAATGAAGCTGCTTGCCGCCCGCCGCCTGCTGCGCATCCTGCGCGTAGTGATTCGCTACCGCCTCGACGACCAGCTGCTGCACCTGCCGCTGCCTACCTGGATGCGCGTGCTGCGCTTCGCCCTGCCCTGGCGCTGGCTGCCGCGCCGCCCGTCCCAGCTGAGCCGTGGCGAAGCCCTGCGCCTGGCCCTGGAAGACCTCGGGCCGATCTTCATCAAGTTTGGTCAGCTGCTTTCCACCCGTCGCGACCTGCTGCCACCGGACATGGCCGACGAGCTGGCCAAGCTGCAGGACCAGGTGCCGCCCTTCCCCGCCGCCGAATCGGTGGCGCGCATCGAAGAACAGCTCGGTGCCAGCGTCGCTGAAGTCTTCGCCCGCTTCGAGGTCGAACCGCTGGCCTCGGCCTCGGTGGCCCAGGTGCATGCCGCGCAACTGAAGAGCGGCGAGGAAGTAGTGGTCAAGGTGATCCGCCCCGGTCTCAAGCCGATCATCCGCTCGGACCTGGCCTGGCTGTACCTCGCCGCGCGCCTGGCCGAGAAGGCCTCGGCCGATGCCCGCCGCCTGCGCCCGGTGGAAGTGGTCAGCGACTACGAAAAAACCATCTACGACGAACTCGACCTGCTGCGCGAGGCGGCCAACGCCAGCCAGCTGCGACGCAACTTCGACGGCTCCGATCTGCTCTACGTACCGCAGGTGTACTGGGACTGGTGCCGACCGAAAGTGCTGGTGATGGAGCGCATCTACGGCGTGCCGGTGACCGACATGGCCACCCTGGCCGACCAGCGCACCAACATGAAACTGCTGGCCGAGCGCGGCGTGGAAATCTTCTTCACCCAGGTGTTCCGCGACAGCTTCTTCCATGCCGACATGCACCCCGGCAACATCTTCGTCAGCACCCGCACGCCGTGGAGCCCGCAGTACATTGCCATTGACTGCGGCATCGTCGGCAGCCTCACCCCCGAGGACCAGGACTACCTGGCGCGCAACCTGATCGCCTTCTTCAAGCGCGACTACCGCCGCGTGGCCCAGCTGCACATCGACTCCGGCTGGGTGCCGGCCGAGACCAAAGTGAATGATTTCGAAGCGGCGATCCGCACCGTCTGCGAGCCGATCTTCGAGAAGCCGCTGAAAGACATCTCCTTCGGCCAGCTGCTGCTGCGCCTGTTCCAGACCGCACGGCGGTTCAACATGGAAGTGCAGCCGCAGCTGGTGCTACTGCAGAAGACCCTGCTGAATATCGAAGGCCTGGGCCGCCAGCTGTACCCGGATCTGGACCTGTGGAGCACCGCACAGCCCTTCCTCGAACGCTGGATGCGTGAGCGCATCAGCCCGCTGCACCTGCTGCGCAACCTGCAGCAGCAGGCCGAGCAGGTGCCGCACCTGTCGCAGATGGCCCGCGACACCCTGGAGCGCCTCAACCAGCAACCCGCAGCCGCCCCCGTGGCGGCCGCACCCACGCATGCCTGGCCACTGCGCCTGGTTGGCGCGGCACTGATCGCCGGCGGCGTCAGCCAGGGCCTGAGCCTGGCCGTTGCCAGCTGGGCCGCCTGGCTCAGCCTGAGCGCCGGTCTGCTGCTGATCCTGCGTCGATAGCCAGTGCCGGCTGCGGCTGGCACACTAGCCGAGCGCCAATTGTGTGCAGCACCTGCACCAGCATTTACCGGCTGCGCCCAGCGCAGCATGAGACAAGCCCGGATGGGCGGAATAGCGATGACTGACTGGCTCGACGAAATTACCTGGAACGAAGACGGCCTGGTTCCGGCCATCGCCCAGGATCACAAAACCGGGCGCGTGCTGATGATGGCCTGGATGAACCGCGAGGCCCTGGCCCTCACCGCCGCGGAGCAGCGTGCCATCTACTGGTCACGTTCGCGTGGCAAGCTGTGGCGCAAGGGCGAGGAGTCCGGCCATGTGCAGAAGCTCCACGAGCTACGCCTGGACTGCGATGCCGACGTGATCATCCTGATGGTCGAACAGCTCGGCGGGATTGCCTGCCATACCGGGCGCGAAAGTTGCTTCTACCGAGTGTGGCAAGATGGCGCGTGGCACACCGTCGATCCGGTACTGAAAGACCCGCACGCCATCTACCATACGGAACACCAGCATGAGTGACACCCTCACCCGCCTGGCCGAGGTGCTGGAGGCGCGCAAAGGCGCGGCGCCGGACAGCTCCTACGTGGCCAGCCTGTATCACAAGGGCCTCAACAAAATTCTGGAGAAGGTCGGCGAAGAGTCGATCGAAACCATTCTTGCGGCCAAGGACGCAGCCATCAACGGCGATTGCAGCGACCTGATCTACGAAACCGCGGACCTCTGGTTCCACAGCCTGATCATGCTCGCCGCCCTCGGCCAGCATCCACAGGCCGTGCTGGACGAGCTGGACCGGCGTTTCGGCTTGTCCGGGCATGTTGAAAAAGCGGCCCGCCCCACATCCGATTGATCATTAGCGAGGACTGATTACATGGGTATTTTCGACTGGAAACACTGGGTCGTCATTCTGATCGTGGTGGTACTGGTGTTCGGCACCAAGCGCCTGAAGAACCTCGGTTCCGACCTGGGCGAAACCATCAAGGGCTTCCGCAAGGCGATGAACACCGAGGAAGGCGACAAGCCCGCCGAGACGCAGCAACAACAACCAGCCCCGGCCGCCGGCGAGCAGCTGCACAAGCCGCAGACCATCGACGCCCAGGCCCAGCGGGTCGAAGAGCCTGCGCGCAAGGACTGACCCCAGGCCATGTTCGATATCGGCTTTTCCGAACTGCTGCTGGTCGGCCTGGTGGCGCTGATCGTCTTCGGCCCCGAGCGCTTGCCCGCTGCAGCGCGCACGGCCGGCCTGTGGGTCGGCCGGCTGAAGCGCAGCTTCAGTGCGATCAAGGCCGAAGTGGAGCGCGAGATCGGCGCCGACGAGGTGCGCCGCCAGCTGCATAACGAGCAGATCCTGCAGATGGAACGCGAGCTCAAGCAGTCGATCCTGCCCCCGGCGATCGGCCCCGGCACGGATCCGGCCGACGCAGTGCCCAGCGCGGCCGAAGCCAGCCCGAGCCCGCTCGCCAGCGCCCCTGTCCCGCCTTCGGAGCCTTCGCGCCTGCCATGAGTGAATCCAAAGCCGAACCGGATGCCGAGATGCCCCTGGTGGCGCACCTCACCGAACTGCGCTCGCGCCTGCTGCGCTGCGTGATCGCCATCTTCATCGTCTTCGCCGGACTGTTCTACTTCGCCCAGGACATCTACACCATCGTCTCCGCACCGCTGCGCGCCTACCTGCCGGAAGGCGCGACGATGATCGCCACCGGCGTCGCCTCGCCGTTCCTCACGCCGTTCAAGCTGACCGCCTGGTGCGCGCTGTTCCTCGCCGTGCCGATCATCCTGCATCAGGTCTGGGGCTTCATCGCGCCGGGGCTGTACAAGCACGAGAAACGCATCGCCATGCCCCTGCTGGTCTCCAGCATCCTGCTGTTCTACGGCGGCATGGCCTTCGCCTACTTCCTGGTATTCCCGCTGATCTTCCACTTCTTCGCCAGCGTGACTCCAGAAGGGGTGGCGATGATGACCGACATCAACGAGTACCTGGACTTCGTCCTGACCCTGTTCTTCGCCTTCGGCGTGGCCTTCGAGATCCCGGTGGCGACCTTCCTGGTGATCTGGGTCGGCGTGATCGACATCGACACGCTGAAGAAGAGCCGGCCCTACGTGATCGTTGGCTGCTTCGTGGTCGGCATGATCCTCACCCCGCCGGACATCTTCTCGCAGACCCTGCTGGCCGTGCCGATGTGGCTGCTGTTCGAGGTCGGCCTGCTGTTTGGCGGCCTGGTGCGCAAGCGCAGCGAGCATGAACCGGACGACGACGCCGGCGACCAGCCGCCCGCCACGCTGCCGTGAACCTGCTGCTGCTGGAAGACGCCGACTTCGTCGCGGCGGATCGCGTCGTCCTCGCCGGGCGACGCCTCAAACACCTGCAGGAAGTGCACCGCGCCGCCGTCGGCGACAGCCTGCGGGTCGGCCGCCTCGGCGGCCTGATGGGCAGCGGCAGCCTGCTGGAACTGACTGAGCAACACGCCGCACTGCAGGTCAGCCTGGACCAGCCGCCGCCAGCTAAGCTGCCACTGACCCTGCTGCTGGCCCTGCCGCGGCCGAAGATGCTCAAACGCGTGCTGCAGACGGTCAGCGCCATGGGCGTGCCACGGCTGATCCTGCTCAACAGCTACCGGGTGGAAAAGAGCTTCTGGCAGACCCCCTTCCTCGAAGCGCAGGCGCTGCGCGAGCAACTGATCCTCGGCCTGGAACAGGCGCGCGACACCGTGCTGCCCGAAGTACTCATCGAGAAACGCTTCAAGCCCTTCGTCGAAGACCAACTACCGGGAATGGCCGTCGGCAGCCTCGGCCTGGTCGGCCATCCCGGCGACTTTCCCGCCTGCCCACGGGCGGTCGAGCAGGCGGTGACCCTGGCCATCGGCCCGGAAGGCGGCTGGATTCCCTACGAGGTGGACAAGCTGCGCGAGGCGGGCCTTACGCCAGTGCAGCTGGGCGAACGCATCCTGCGCGTGGAAACGGCGGTGCCGGCGCTGCTGGCGCGGTTGTTCTGATCATCGATTTCGGCATAGTCTGACTACACCTCCAGCCCTGCGGAGACCGTCATGCGCCCACTGACCATCGACCTCGACCGCCTGGCCGCCGCCTTCATCAGCGCCGACTGCGACTTTCGCCTCGACCTGCTCAGCGGCAGGATTCTCGACATTCCACCTGTAGGCGCCGATCCGCAGATCGAACAGCTGCTGGAAGAAGAGCCCGAGCGCCTGCTGGCGGTGGACAGCCTGACGCCCGGGGCGATGCTCGCGCTGATGGCCGAGTTCCTCCCGGAAGTCGAACAACTGGGCGCCTACACCGCCCTGCAAGCCGCCCTGGACAGTCGCAAGCCGCTGCGCAGCTTCCACAACGCCATCAGCCAGTTCCCCAGCGTGCGCGCCGCCTGGCAGGCCTTCGAGGCCGAGCGCCTGCGCGAGCTGGCGCTGGATTGGCTGGCGGAGAATCAGCTGGAGCTGCGTGCGTAGAACGAACACTACGGCCCTGGTGCGTGAAAAGATCCCGTGCACCCAGGGTGCTGGCGCCCTCTCCCCCGGCCCCTCTCCCGTAAACGGGCGAGGGGTGACTACCCCGTGGCAACGTGGACCAGGGCTCGCACGGAGCCGCTTCTTCCCCTCTCCCATTTATGGGAGAGGGTTGGGGAGAGGGACGCTGTATCAGGCCACCGTGGCCTGCACCTCTGCAGGCTGTGGCTTCTGCATATAGGGCGACCAGGGTGCGCAGCGGTGCCAGAGTAGCCCGGATGCAATCCGGGAAGCAGGCGACTCCGATCCCGGATTGCATCCGGGCTACAAGCGACAACGGAGAAAAAGTACGGCGCTCAGCTTTCCAGCAGGAAGGTCACCGGCCCGTCGTTGACCAGGTGCACCTGCATGTCGGCACCGAAACGTCCGGTGGCCACTTGCGGATGTTGCTGGCGGGCCAGCTCGACCAACTGCTCGAACAGTTCAGCGCCAAGCGCCGGCGCCGCCGCGCTGGAGAAGCTCGGGCGCAGGCCGCTTTGGGTATCGGCGGCCAGGGTGAACTGCGAGACCAGCAGCAGGCCGCCGCCAACGTCCTTGAGCGACAGGTTCATCTTGCCCTCGGCATCGCTGAACACGCGGTAATTGAGCAGCTTGTGCAGCAGTTTGGCGACACTGGCGGGGTTGTCCTGCGGCTCGACGCCAACCAGCGCCAGCAGGCCCTGGTCGATGGCGCCG
Encoded here:
- a CDS encoding twin-arginine translocase TatA/TatE family subunit codes for the protein MGIFDWKHWVVILIVVVLVFGTKRLKNLGSDLGETIKGFRKAMNTEEGDKPAETQQQQPAPAAGEQLHKPQTIDAQAQRVEEPARKD
- a CDS encoding UPF0158 family protein; translation: MRPLTIDLDRLAAAFISADCDFRLDLLSGRILDIPPVGADPQIEQLLEEEPERLLAVDSLTPGAMLALMAEFLPEVEQLGAYTALQAALDSRKPLRSFHNAISQFPSVRAAWQAFEAERLRELALDWLAENQLELRA
- the hisI gene encoding phosphoribosyl-AMP cyclohydrolase; its protein translation is MTDWLDEITWNEDGLVPAIAQDHKTGRVLMMAWMNREALALTAAEQRAIYWSRSRGKLWRKGEESGHVQKLHELRLDCDADVIILMVEQLGGIACHTGRESCFYRVWQDGAWHTVDPVLKDPHAIYHTEHQHE
- the dtd gene encoding D-aminoacyl-tRNA deacylase; protein product: MKALIQRVRGARVEVAGEIVGAIDQGLLALVGVEPQDNPASVAKLLHKLLNYRVFSDAEGKMNLSLKDVGGGLLLVSQFTLAADTQSGLRPSFSSAAAPALGAELFEQLVELARQQHPQVATGRFGADMQVHLVNDGPVTFLLES
- a CDS encoding polyhydroxyalkanoic acid system family protein codes for the protein MARITVERSHSLGREAAREKAEMLAERLAREYDVKYRWAGDTLEFKRSGADGTIEVSADQVRVKLNLGLLLSALGGTIKREIEDTLDKHLQA
- the ubiB gene encoding ubiquinone biosynthesis regulatory protein kinase UbiB, with amino-acid sequence MKLLAARRLLRILRVVIRYRLDDQLLHLPLPTWMRVLRFALPWRWLPRRPSQLSRGEALRLALEDLGPIFIKFGQLLSTRRDLLPPDMADELAKLQDQVPPFPAAESVARIEEQLGASVAEVFARFEVEPLASASVAQVHAAQLKSGEEVVVKVIRPGLKPIIRSDLAWLYLAARLAEKASADARRLRPVEVVSDYEKTIYDELDLLREAANASQLRRNFDGSDLLYVPQVYWDWCRPKVLVMERIYGVPVTDMATLADQRTNMKLLAERGVEIFFTQVFRDSFFHADMHPGNIFVSTRTPWSPQYIAIDCGIVGSLTPEDQDYLARNLIAFFKRDYRRVAQLHIDSGWVPAETKVNDFEAAIRTVCEPIFEKPLKDISFGQLLLRLFQTARRFNMEVQPQLVLLQKTLLNIEGLGRQLYPDLDLWSTAQPFLERWMRERISPLHLLRNLQQQAEQVPHLSQMARDTLERLNQQPAAAPVAAAPTHAWPLRLVGAALIAGGVSQGLSLAVASWAAWLSLSAGLLLILRR
- the tatC gene encoding twin-arginine translocase subunit TatC, with translation MSESKAEPDAEMPLVAHLTELRSRLLRCVIAIFIVFAGLFYFAQDIYTIVSAPLRAYLPEGATMIATGVASPFLTPFKLTAWCALFLAVPIILHQVWGFIAPGLYKHEKRIAMPLLVSSILLFYGGMAFAYFLVFPLIFHFFASVTPEGVAMMTDINEYLDFVLTLFFAFGVAFEIPVATFLVIWVGVIDIDTLKKSRPYVIVGCFVVGMILTPPDIFSQTLLAVPMWLLFEVGLLFGGLVRKRSEHEPDDDAGDQPPATLP
- a CDS encoding SCP2 domain-containing protein is translated as MLLSGLLAGVEHGLNRVLAMDSTALPRLARLDGKVIAIDCQSPALQLFLLPSGEGLQLASQWSGADCTLRAPAASLLRLALAKDKTSVLHRPEVELDGDSAALLELTKILQDLELDWEYELSRWLGPVGSQLLGGHLRSRVNWAGNSLDSLRHNLADYLSEESRHLVGQREADARFAELDHLKLALDRLDARIEHLARKVKPSE
- the tatB gene encoding Sec-independent protein translocase protein TatB; the protein is MFDIGFSELLLVGLVALIVFGPERLPAAARTAGLWVGRLKRSFSAIKAEVEREIGADEVRRQLHNEQILQMERELKQSILPPAIGPGTDPADAVPSAAEASPSPLASAPVPPSEPSRLP
- a CDS encoding phasin family protein codes for the protein MATKAVVKKQAEVESKATVLTDVKAYAHKVWLAGLGAYVKAGQEGADYFKELVKAGEGVEKQGKKLVNEQVEAANSQITTQLESVKTSVFGVKEKVEVQLDKVEKAFDNRVASALNRMGIPSKQDVEALSAKLDELNALLERVARTQ
- a CDS encoding phosphoribosyl-ATP diphosphatase; translation: MSDTLTRLAEVLEARKGAAPDSSYVASLYHKGLNKILEKVGEESIETILAAKDAAINGDCSDLIYETADLWFHSLIMLAALGQHPQAVLDELDRRFGLSGHVEKAARPTSD
- the ubiE gene encoding bifunctional demethylmenaquinone methyltransferase/2-methoxy-6-polyprenyl-1,4-benzoquinol methylase UbiE, producing the protein MNDPRKAHDSEPTTHFGFQDVPESQKAEKVAEVFHSVAAKYDLMNDVLSGGMHRLWKRFTIELSGVRVGNRVLDIAGGTGDLARKFSSLVGPSGEVVLADINESMLKVGRDRLLDKGVAGNVVFVQADAEKLPFPDNHFDVVTIAFGLRNVTHKEDALRSMLRVLKPGGRLLVLEFSKPASPLLAKAYDAYSFAFMPLAGKLITNDSESYRYLAESIRMHPDQDTLKAMMVEAGFERVTYHNMTGGIVALHRGIKP
- a CDS encoding 16S rRNA (uracil(1498)-N(3))-methyltransferase → MNLLLLEDADFVAADRVVLAGRRLKHLQEVHRAAVGDSLRVGRLGGLMGSGSLLELTEQHAALQVSLDQPPPAKLPLTLLLALPRPKMLKRVLQTVSAMGVPRLILLNSYRVEKSFWQTPFLEAQALREQLILGLEQARDTVLPEVLIEKRFKPFVEDQLPGMAVGSLGLVGHPGDFPACPRAVEQAVTLAIGPEGGWIPYEVDKLREAGLTPVQLGERILRVETAVPALLARLF